Proteins encoded within one genomic window of Dehalococcoidia bacterium:
- the istA gene encoding IS21 family transposase, translating to MKELYELRGKGRSIDGIARDLGISRNTVRRYLRSPEVPKPMLRAKRGSKLDPYTEYIDTRLLDGLENCVVLLREIRELGYPGGYSTLKSYVHPRRRPRQPKATVRFETEPGEQAQVDWGILSYTSENGRRRRMWAFVMVMGFSRAIYVELVRRADVATFIRCHINAFEYFGGVPRR from the coding sequence GTGAAAGAGCTGTACGAGTTGAGAGGCAAGGGGCGTTCGATAGACGGAATAGCCAGGGATCTGGGGATCTCGAGGAACACAGTCCGAAGGTACCTGCGCTCACCCGAGGTGCCGAAGCCCATGCTCAGGGCGAAGCGCGGATCGAAGCTGGACCCATACACCGAGTACATAGACACAAGGCTTCTGGATGGACTGGAGAACTGCGTGGTTCTGCTGAGGGAGATCAGGGAACTGGGATACCCGGGCGGATACAGCACACTGAAGAGCTACGTACATCCGAGACGACGACCTCGCCAGCCTAAGGCGACGGTGCGATTCGAGACCGAGCCGGGCGAGCAGGCACAGGTGGACTGGGGGATACTCAGCTACACCTCAGAGAACGGACGTCGGCGCAGGATGTGGGCGTTCGTAATGGTGATGGGCTTCTCCAGGGCCATCTACGTGGAGCTGGTGCGCAGGGCCGACGTCGCAACGTTCATCCGTTGCCACATCAACGCCTTCGAGTACTTCGGCGGTGTTCCGCGGCGCT